A single Mangifera indica cultivar Alphonso chromosome 20, CATAS_Mindica_2.1, whole genome shotgun sequence DNA region contains:
- the LOC123204839 gene encoding DNAJ protein JJJ1 homolog, with the protein MASSNRCLYEVLGLTVNSSPEEIRSAYKKLALQCHPDKLLRSGLTHHQATAQFQELNFAYSVLSDPKQRAWYDSHRARILFSDLDSFFSSVPSLSFHFSHPAFPTFSGYSDYGNGFYKVYSDFFNKIHNNEINFVKKVGLELGTVWDAPRMGNLQSPVKAVREFYNYWRGFSAVMDCRWVEGKTALEREELKGEYNERVRKMAEFVRKRDKRVLHLLGMVNEHRKKIEQERKQLEELEMEKKRKEYVCEVCGEKFQREKREQWRKRVQDVAEFGQSFVEEEEEREVQCCRCIKTTSAWDSCV; encoded by the coding sequence ATGGCGTCTTCAAACCGATGCCTGTACGAAGTGCTGGGCCTGACCGTCAACTCCTCGCCTGAGGAAATTCGTTCCGCTTACAAGAAACTAGCTCTCCAATGCCATCCAGACAAACTCCTCCGATCCGGCTTAACCCACCACCAAGCCACCGCTCAGTTCCAAGAACTCAACTTTGCTTACAGTGTACTCTCGGACCCCAAACAACGCGCCTGGTATGATTCTCACCGCGCACGGATTCTTTTCTCTGATCTTGATTCGTTTTTTAGTTCAGTCCCTAGTCTTTCCTTCCATTTCTCCCACCCAGCCTTTCCCACCTTTTCCGGATATTCGGATTACGGTAATGGGTTCTACAAAGTGTACTCTGATTTCTTCAACAAGATTCATAATAACGAAATCAATTTCGTCAAGAAAGTAGGGCTGGAACTGGGAACGGTGTGGGATGCGCCAAGAATGGGGAATTTACAGAGTCCGGTGAAAGCAGTGAGGGAGTTTTATAATTACTGGCGCGGGTTCAGTGCGGTGATGGACTGCCGGTGGGTGGAGGGCAAGACGGCGTTGGAGAGGGAGGAATTGAAAGGAGAGTATAATGAGAGGGTAAGAAAAATGGCAGAGTTCGTGAGAAAGAGAGACAAGAGAGTGCTTCATTTACTTGGAATGGTAAATGAGCACAGGAAAAAGATTGAGCAAGAAAGAAAACAGCTGGAAGAATTAGAGatggagaagaagaggaaagaatATGTCTGTGAGGTATGCGGAGAGAAGTTTCAGAGAGAGAAGCGTGAGCAATGGAGAAAGCGCGTGCAGGATGTGGCCGAATTTGGGCAGAGTTTCGTGGAGGAAGAGGAGGAGAGGGAGGTACAGTGTTGTAGATGCATTAAAACAACGTCGGCCTGGGACtcttgtgtataa